The Trinickia acidisoli genome includes a window with the following:
- the rpsG gene encoding 30S ribosomal protein S7 — translation MPRRREVPKREVLPDPKFGNVDVAKFMNVLMLSGKKSVAERIVYGAFEQIQTKGGKDPLEVFTVALNNVKPVVEVKSRRVGGANYQVPVEVRPSRRMALAMRWLREAAKKRSEKSMALRLAGELSEAAEGRGGAMKKRDEVHRMAEANKAFSHFRF, via the coding sequence ATGCCGCGTCGTCGCGAAGTTCCCAAGCGGGAAGTGTTGCCGGATCCGAAGTTCGGTAACGTTGATGTAGCTAAGTTCATGAACGTGCTGATGCTCTCGGGCAAGAAGTCGGTGGCCGAGCGTATCGTTTATGGCGCTTTCGAACAGATCCAGACCAAGGGTGGCAAGGACCCGCTGGAAGTGTTCACGGTGGCGCTCAACAACGTCAAGCCGGTGGTGGAAGTGAAGAGCCGCCGCGTTGGCGGGGCGAACTACCAAGTTCCGGTCGAAGTGCGTCCGTCGCGTCGTATGGCATTGGCGATGCGTTGGTTGCGCGAGGCCGCGAAGAAGCGCAGCGAGAAGTCGATGGCTCTGCGTTTGGCCGGTGAGTTGTCGGAAGCCGCGGAAGGCCGCGGCGGCGCGATGAAGAAGCGCGACGAAGTCCACCGGATGGCGGAAGCCAACAAGGCGTTCTCGCATTTCCGTTTCTAA
- the rpsJ gene encoding 30S ribosomal protein S10, giving the protein MQNQKIRIRLKAFDYRLIDQSAAEIVDTAKRTGAIVRGPVPLPTRIQRFDILRSPHVNKTSRDQLEIRTHQRLMDIVDPTDKTVDALMKLDLPAGVDVEIKLQ; this is encoded by the coding sequence ATGCAAAACCAGAAAATCCGTATTCGTCTCAAAGCGTTCGACTATCGTCTGATCGACCAATCGGCAGCCGAGATCGTCGACACGGCGAAGCGGACTGGTGCGATCGTTCGCGGCCCGGTGCCCCTGCCGACCCGCATCCAACGTTTCGACATCCTGCGCTCGCCGCACGTCAACAAGACGTCGCGCGATCAGCTCGAAATCCGTACGCACCAACGCCTGATGGACATCGTCGACCCGACGGACAAGACCGTCGACGCGCTGATGAAGCTCGATCTGCCGGCCGGCGTGGACGTGGAAATCAAGCTGCAATAA
- the rpsL gene encoding 30S ribosomal protein S12 — protein sequence MPTINQLVRKGRASETTKSKSPALQDCPQRRGVCTRVYTTTPKKPNSALRKVAKVRLTNGFEVISYIGGEGHNLQEHSVVLIRGGRVKDLPGVRYHMVRGSLDTQGVKDRKQARSKYGAKRAKAGK from the coding sequence ATGCCAACCATCAATCAACTGGTTCGCAAAGGCCGCGCGTCGGAAACGACGAAAAGCAAGAGCCCGGCCTTGCAGGACTGCCCTCAGCGTCGTGGCGTGTGCACGCGTGTGTACACGACGACGCCGAAGAAGCCGAACTCAGCGCTCCGTAAGGTCGCCAAGGTTCGTCTGACGAACGGCTTCGAAGTCATTTCGTACATCGGTGGTGAAGGCCACAACCTGCAGGAACACTCGGTCGTGCTGATTCGCGGCGGCCGTGTGAAGGATTTGCCGGGTGTGCGTTACCACATGGTCCGCGGCTCGCTCGATACGCAGGGCGTCAAGGATCGTAAGCAAGCTCGCTCGAAGTACGGTGCGAAGCGCGCTAAGGCGGGCAAGTAA
- the rplC gene encoding 50S ribosomal protein L3, translating into MSLGLVGRKVGMTRIFTADGDSIPVTVLDVSDNRVAQIKTVETDGYTAVQVAFGERRASRVTKPLAGHLAKAGVQAGEILKEFKIDAAKAAELSAGAVIGVDIFEVGQKIDVQGVSIGKGYAGTIKRYNFASGRASHGNSRSHNVPGSIGMAQDPGRVFPGKRMTGHMGDDTVTVQNLEIARIDADRKLLLVKGAVPGAKGGKVFVTPAVKTRAAKGAK; encoded by the coding sequence ATGAGCCTTGGACTTGTAGGTCGCAAGGTTGGCATGACCCGTATCTTCACGGCGGATGGGGACTCGATTCCCGTTACCGTGCTGGACGTGTCCGACAACCGCGTGGCGCAGATCAAGACCGTTGAAACGGATGGCTATACGGCCGTTCAAGTTGCATTCGGTGAGCGTCGCGCCTCGCGCGTGACGAAACCGTTGGCAGGTCACCTCGCCAAAGCCGGTGTGCAAGCCGGTGAAATTCTGAAGGAATTCAAGATTGACGCCGCAAAGGCTGCCGAGCTGTCCGCCGGTGCCGTGATCGGCGTTGACATCTTCGAAGTCGGCCAAAAGATCGATGTGCAAGGCGTATCGATCGGTAAGGGCTACGCCGGCACGATCAAGCGCTACAACTTCGCCTCGGGCCGTGCCTCGCACGGTAACTCGCGTTCGCACAACGTGCCGGGTTCGATTGGTATGGCGCAAGATCCGGGTCGCGTGTTCCCCGGCAAGCGCATGACGGGTCACATGGGTGACGATACCGTTACGGTGCAAAACCTCGAAATCGCTCGCATCGACGCCGATCGCAAGCTGCTGCTCGTCAAGGGCGCAGTGCCTGGCGCGAAGGGCGGCAAAGTTTTCGTGACGCCGGCAGTGAAGACGCGTGCCGCGAAAGGAGCGAAATAA
- the rplW gene encoding 50S ribosomal protein L23 has translation MSEIRKNDHRLMQVLLAPVISEKATLVADKNEQVVFEIAPDATKQEVKAAVELLFKVEVDSVNVLNVKGKAKRFGRFMGKRKDVRKAYVCLKPGQEINFEAEAK, from the coding sequence ATGAGCGAGATTCGCAAGAACGATCATCGTTTGATGCAGGTCCTGCTCGCGCCGGTGATCTCCGAAAAGGCGACGCTGGTGGCCGACAAGAACGAGCAAGTCGTGTTCGAAATCGCCCCCGACGCGACGAAGCAGGAAGTGAAGGCCGCCGTTGAGCTGCTGTTCAAGGTGGAAGTCGATTCCGTCAACGTGCTGAACGTGAAGGGCAAAGCCAAGCGCTTTGGCCGTTTCATGGGCAAGCGCAAGGACGTGAGGAAGGCGTACGTCTGCCTGAAGCCCGGCCAGGAAATCAACTTTGAAGCGGAGGCCAAGTAA
- the rplD gene encoding 50S ribosomal protein L4, which yields MELKLLNANGQEGAGVNASDVVFGRDYNEALIHQVVVAYQANARSGNRAQKDREQVKHTTKKPWRQKGTGRARAGMSSSPLWRGGGRIFPNSPEENFSHKVNKKMHRAGLCSIFSQLAREGRLSVVEDIVLEAPKTKLLAEKFKAMGLESVLVITDTVDENLYLASRNLAHVAVVEPRYADPLSLIYFKKVLITKAAVAQIEELLS from the coding sequence ATGGAACTGAAGCTCCTCAATGCTAATGGTCAAGAAGGCGCAGGCGTGAACGCGTCGGACGTCGTGTTCGGCCGTGACTACAACGAAGCGCTGATTCACCAAGTCGTGGTGGCTTATCAAGCCAATGCCCGCAGCGGCAATCGCGCGCAGAAAGATCGCGAGCAAGTCAAGCACACGACGAAGAAGCCGTGGCGCCAGAAGGGTACGGGTCGTGCTCGTGCCGGTATGTCGTCGAGCCCGTTGTGGCGTGGCGGTGGTCGGATTTTCCCGAACTCGCCCGAAGAAAACTTCTCGCACAAGGTCAACAAGAAGATGCATCGTGCAGGCCTCTGCTCGATCTTCTCGCAGCTTGCCCGCGAAGGGCGTCTGTCGGTCGTTGAGGACATCGTCCTCGAAGCGCCGAAGACGAAGCTGCTGGCCGAAAAATTCAAGGCCATGGGTCTCGAGTCCGTGCTGGTCATCACCGACACGGTCGACGAGAACCTGTATCTCGCGTCGCGCAATCTGGCCCACGTGGCCGTTGTCGAGCCGCGTTACGCCGATCCGCTGTCGCTGATCTACTTCAAGAAAGTGCTGATCACGAAGGCAGCGGTCGCCCAGATCGAGGAGTTGCTGTCATGA
- the tuf gene encoding elongation factor Tu, translating to MAKGKFERTKPHVNVGTIGHVDHGKTTLTAAITTVLTAKFGGEAKAYDQIDAAPEEKARGITINTAHVEYETANRHYAHVDCPGHADYVKNMITGAAQMDGAILVCSAADGPMPQTREHILLARQVGVPYIIVFLNKCDMVDDAELLELVEMEVRELLSKYDFPGDDTPIIKGSAKLALEGDKGELGEVAIMNLADALDSYIPTPERAIDGAFLMPVEDVFSISGRGTVVTGRVERGVVKVGEEIEIVGIKPTVKTTCTGVEMFRKLLDQGQAGDNVGILLRGTKREDVERGQVLAKPGSITPHTHFTAEVYVLSKDEGGRHTPFFNNYRPQFYFRTTDVTGSIELPKDKEMVMPGDNVSITVKLIAPIAMEEGLRFAIREGGRTVGAGVVAKIIE from the coding sequence ATGGCTAAAGGTAAATTCGAACGGACCAAGCCGCACGTGAACGTGGGCACGATTGGTCACGTGGATCATGGCAAGACGACGCTGACGGCGGCGATCACGACGGTGCTGACGGCGAAGTTCGGCGGTGAGGCGAAGGCCTACGATCAGATTGACGCGGCACCGGAAGAAAAGGCGCGCGGCATCACGATCAACACGGCGCACGTCGAGTACGAAACGGCCAATCGCCACTACGCACACGTGGACTGCCCGGGCCACGCCGACTACGTGAAGAACATGATCACGGGTGCGGCGCAGATGGACGGCGCGATCCTGGTGTGTTCGGCAGCGGACGGCCCGATGCCGCAAACGCGCGAGCACATCTTGTTGGCCCGTCAGGTGGGCGTGCCCTACATCATCGTGTTCCTGAACAAGTGCGACATGGTGGACGACGCGGAGCTGCTCGAACTGGTGGAAATGGAAGTGCGCGAGCTGCTCTCGAAGTACGACTTCCCGGGCGACGACACGCCGATCATCAAGGGTTCGGCCAAGCTGGCGCTGGAAGGCGACAAGGGCGAGCTTGGTGAAGTGGCGATCATGAACCTGGCCGACGCGCTGGACTCGTACATCCCGACGCCGGAGCGCGCGATCGACGGTGCGTTCCTGATGCCGGTGGAAGACGTGTTCTCGATCTCGGGCCGCGGCACGGTGGTGACGGGTCGTGTCGAGCGCGGTGTGGTGAAGGTCGGCGAGGAAATCGAAATCGTCGGGATCAAGCCGACGGTGAAGACGACGTGCACGGGCGTGGAAATGTTCCGCAAGCTGCTGGACCAAGGTCAAGCGGGCGACAACGTGGGCATTTTGCTGCGCGGCACGAAGCGCGAAGACGTGGAGCGCGGCCAAGTGTTGGCCAAGCCCGGTTCGATCACGCCGCACACGCACTTCACGGCTGAAGTGTACGTGCTGAGCAAGGATGAGGGCGGGCGCCACACGCCGTTCTTCAACAACTACCGTCCGCAGTTCTACTTCCGTACGACGGACGTGACGGGCTCGATCGAGCTGCCGAAGGACAAGGAAATGGTGATGCCGGGCGACAACGTGTCGATCACGGTGAAGCTGATCGCCCCGATCGCCATGGAAGAAGGTCTGCGCTTCGCCATTCGCGAAGGTGGCCGTACCGTCGGCGCAGGTGTCGTCGCTAAGATCATCGAGTAA
- a CDS encoding two-partner secretion domain-containing protein: protein MSYAGSLPAGGQFILGSGSISENGTSLTINQTSGRGVIDWNNFSIGSGNHVNFNNGSGATLNRVTGTSASSILGVLSATGSVYLINPQGVVIGPTGVVSTGGRFVASTLDVDNTAFMNGGPLTLSGTSSHSVVNLGNIGSTRGDVFLIAAGAVENLGGISAPQGTVELAVGKTVLLQDSSTSRQVFVQTGSGGNVTNAGQIAAAQVSLQAADGNIFALSGNHTAIRATGTATRDGHVWLVADTGRVALMSAVQATNADGSGGTVDTTASNLILDPLGAAVQAGQWNVTTPAFTLDGSAASVFSSSLNAGTSINVQTTGAGGVGGDITVAANLGWTGAASLSLDALRNVGVQQGVTIQNQGAGSLTLRADATAIDNGGGVVNDGTIDWSKSTGLVNLYRDMTGAYSAGTLLGNPAWTPSPDAGIVTQITAYKLVNSLADLENVSQDPAGNYALGIDIAFNGAYVDQIGSTTPFTGQFDGLGHTLNGVSITGGSPGYYFGWGGPLFGVIGATGVVRNLSLSNSDGGIGHCYSNSCYLGVLAVENDGLIARTSSAGGFYFNDYGPGTGYSIGGLVGLNTGTIVQSSSSASVSGVPDFTGGPGGGDLGGLVAVNTGTIKQSYATGSVTGGGWAYVGGLVGNSSGTVTQSFATGAVSGGGGSYWFGPGGGAGGLIGSGSGGGSDDYWNVQTSGMAVDSGGVPVQNGLTTAQMGNASSYAGWDFGAGGAWLMPAGAGHPVLRWQAAQSGS, encoded by the coding sequence TACTGTCGGCGACGGGTAGCGTCTATCTCATCAATCCGCAAGGGGTTGTGATCGGACCGACCGGCGTTGTGTCCACGGGCGGGCGTTTCGTTGCGTCGACGCTCGACGTCGACAATACGGCATTCATGAACGGCGGCCCGCTCACGCTGTCGGGCACGTCGAGTCACTCCGTCGTGAATCTCGGCAATATCGGCTCGACGCGCGGCGACGTGTTTCTCATCGCGGCCGGCGCGGTCGAAAACCTCGGTGGTATCAGCGCGCCGCAGGGTACGGTCGAACTCGCGGTGGGCAAGACGGTGCTGCTGCAGGATTCGTCGACCAGCCGCCAAGTGTTCGTGCAGACCGGCAGCGGCGGCAACGTGACGAATGCCGGGCAGATTGCCGCCGCACAAGTGAGCCTGCAAGCGGCTGACGGCAACATATTCGCGCTGTCGGGGAACCACACGGCGATTCGCGCGACCGGCACGGCCACCCGCGACGGCCATGTCTGGCTCGTGGCGGATACGGGCAGGGTCGCGCTGATGAGCGCAGTCCAGGCGACGAATGCCGACGGCAGCGGCGGAACCGTCGATACGACAGCGAGCAATCTCATACTGGATCCGCTCGGAGCCGCCGTGCAGGCGGGGCAATGGAACGTCACGACGCCCGCCTTCACGCTCGACGGCTCGGCGGCAAGCGTGTTCTCCAGCAGCCTTAACGCCGGGACCTCGATCAACGTGCAGACGACAGGCGCCGGCGGTGTCGGCGGCGATATTACCGTCGCGGCGAACTTGGGGTGGACGGGCGCGGCCTCGCTTTCGCTCGACGCATTGCGCAACGTGGGTGTCCAGCAGGGCGTCACCATCCAGAATCAAGGCGCCGGCAGCCTGACGCTGCGCGCCGATGCAACCGCGATCGATAACGGGGGCGGTGTCGTCAACGACGGCACCATCGACTGGTCCAAGAGCACCGGGCTCGTCAATCTGTATCGCGACATGACGGGCGCGTATTCGGCAGGCACGTTGCTCGGCAATCCGGCTTGGACGCCTTCGCCCGACGCCGGCATCGTGACGCAGATCACGGCGTACAAGCTCGTCAATTCGCTCGCGGATCTCGAGAACGTGTCGCAAGATCCTGCCGGCAACTATGCGCTCGGGATCGACATCGCGTTCAACGGCGCCTATGTCGACCAGATCGGCAGCACCACCCCGTTCACAGGCCAGTTCGACGGGCTTGGCCACACGCTGAATGGCGTGTCGATTACAGGGGGATCACCCGGGTACTACTTCGGCTGGGGCGGGCCGCTGTTCGGCGTCATTGGCGCGACGGGCGTGGTGCGCAACCTAAGCCTATCGAACAGCGACGGCGGTATCGGGCATTGCTACAGCAACTCGTGCTACCTCGGCGTCCTGGCGGTCGAAAACGACGGTCTTATCGCCCGCACGTCTTCGGCTGGCGGCTTCTACTTCAACGACTACGGGCCGGGTACCGGCTACTCCATCGGCGGGCTCGTCGGGCTGAATACGGGAACGATCGTGCAATCGTCGAGCAGCGCCTCGGTGTCCGGCGTGCCCGATTTTACCGGCGGGCCCGGTGGGGGGGATCTGGGTGGGCTCGTGGCCGTCAACACCGGCACGATCAAACAGTCGTATGCGACGGGTTCGGTAACCGGCGGCGGATGGGCGTACGTGGGTGGCCTCGTCGGAAACAGCAGCGGCACGGTGACGCAGTCGTTTGCAACGGGGGCGGTATCGGGCGGCGGTGGTTCTTACTGGTTCGGCCCGGGCGGCGGCGCGGGCGGCCTGATCGGTTCGGGAAGCGGCGGCGGCAGCGACGACTACTGGAACGTGCAGACGTCGGGCATGGCGGTCGACAGCGGCGGCGTGCCGGTACAGAACGGGCTCACGACAGCACAGATGGGCAATGCCTCGAGCTACGCCGGCTGGGATTTCGGTGCCGGCGGCGCGTGGCTGATGCCGGCCGGCGCAGGGCATCCCGTGCTCCGTTGGCAGGCGGCGCAGTCGGGCAGTTAG
- the fusA gene encoding elongation factor G produces the protein MARKTPIERYRNIGISAHIDAGKTTTTERILFYTGVNHKIGEVHDGAATMDWMEQEQERGITITSAATTAFWKGMGGNYPEHRINIIDTPGHVDFTIEVERSMRVLDGACMVYCAVGGVQPQSETVWRQANKYKVPRLAFVNKMDRTGANFFKVYDQLKTRLKANPVPVVVPIGSEETFKGVVDLLKMRAIIWDEASQGTKFDYVDIPAELVDSCNEWREKMIESAAEASEELMEKYLGGEELTEAEIVKALRDRTIACEIQPMLCGTAFKNKGVQRMLDAVIDFLPSPVDIPPVKGELENGDAAERKAADDEKFSALAFKIMTDPFVGQLIFFRVYSGVINSGDTVLNSTKDKKERLGRILQMHANQREEIKEVRAGDIAAAVGLKEATTGDTLCDPQHPIVLERMVFPEPVISQAVEPKTKPDQEKMGIALNRLAQEDPSFRVQTDEESGQTIISGMGELHLEILVDRMKREFGVEATVGKPQVAYRETIRSKASDVEGKFVKQSGGRGQYGHAVITLEPNEQGKGYEFLDEIKGGVIPREYIPAVDKGIQETLKSGVLAGFPVVDVKVHLTFGSYHDVDSNENAFRMAGSMAFKDAMRKASPVILEPMMAVEVETPEDYMGNVMGDLSGRRGIVQGMEDMVGGGKIVRAEVPLSEMFGYSTSLRSLTQGRATYTMEFKHYAEAPRNVADAIISAKAK, from the coding sequence GTGGCTCGTAAGACACCTATCGAGCGCTACCGCAACATCGGTATTAGCGCTCACATCGACGCCGGCAAAACGACGACGACCGAGCGCATCCTGTTCTATACGGGCGTGAACCACAAGATCGGTGAAGTTCACGATGGCGCAGCGACGATGGACTGGATGGAGCAGGAGCAAGAGCGCGGCATCACCATCACGTCCGCCGCCACCACGGCCTTCTGGAAAGGCATGGGCGGCAACTATCCGGAGCACCGGATCAACATCATCGACACGCCGGGGCACGTCGACTTCACGATCGAAGTCGAGCGCTCGATGCGCGTGCTCGACGGCGCGTGCATGGTTTACTGCGCGGTCGGCGGCGTGCAGCCGCAATCGGAAACGGTGTGGCGCCAAGCGAACAAGTACAAGGTGCCGCGTCTCGCGTTCGTCAACAAGATGGACCGTACCGGCGCGAACTTCTTCAAGGTCTACGACCAACTGAAGACGCGCCTGAAGGCGAATCCGGTACCCGTCGTGGTGCCGATCGGCTCGGAAGAAACCTTCAAGGGCGTCGTCGACCTCTTGAAGATGCGCGCGATCATTTGGGACGAAGCGTCGCAAGGCACGAAGTTCGACTACGTCGACATCCCCGCCGAGCTCGTCGATTCCTGCAACGAGTGGCGCGAGAAGATGATCGAATCGGCCGCCGAAGCTAGCGAAGAGCTGATGGAGAAGTACCTCGGCGGCGAGGAGCTGACGGAAGCGGAAATCGTCAAGGCGCTGCGTGACCGTACGATCGCCTGCGAAATCCAGCCGATGCTGTGCGGCACCGCGTTCAAGAACAAGGGCGTGCAGCGCATGCTCGACGCCGTGATCGACTTCCTGCCGTCGCCGGTCGACATTCCGCCGGTCAAGGGCGAGCTCGAAAACGGCGACGCGGCCGAGCGCAAGGCCGCCGACGACGAGAAGTTCTCGGCGCTCGCGTTCAAGATCATGACGGACCCGTTCGTCGGTCAGTTGATCTTCTTCCGCGTCTACTCGGGTGTCATCAATTCGGGCGACACGGTCCTGAATTCGACGAAGGACAAGAAGGAGCGTCTGGGTCGTATTTTGCAGATGCACGCGAACCAGCGCGAGGAAATCAAGGAAGTGCGCGCGGGCGACATCGCGGCTGCCGTGGGCCTGAAGGAAGCGACGACGGGCGACACGCTTTGCGATCCGCAGCATCCGATCGTGCTCGAGCGCATGGTGTTTCCGGAACCCGTGATCTCGCAAGCCGTCGAGCCGAAGACGAAGCCTGACCAAGAAAAGATGGGCATCGCGCTGAACCGCCTCGCGCAGGAAGATCCGTCGTTCCGCGTCCAAACGGACGAGGAATCGGGGCAGACGATCATCTCGGGCATGGGCGAGCTGCACCTCGAAATTCTGGTCGATCGCATGAAGCGCGAGTTCGGCGTGGAAGCGACGGTCGGCAAGCCGCAGGTGGCGTATCGCGAAACGATCCGCTCGAAGGCATCCGATGTCGAAGGCAAGTTCGTCAAGCAATCGGGCGGTCGCGGCCAGTACGGTCACGCGGTCATCACGCTCGAACCGAACGAGCAAGGCAAGGGCTACGAGTTCCTCGACGAGATCAAGGGCGGTGTCATTCCGCGTGAATACATCCCCGCGGTCGACAAGGGTATCCAAGAAACGCTCAAGAGCGGCGTGCTGGCGGGCTTTCCTGTCGTCGACGTGAAGGTGCACCTGACGTTCGGTTCGTACCACGACGTCGACTCGAACGAAAATGCGTTCCGCATGGCCGGTTCGATGGCGTTCAAGGACGCAATGCGCAAGGCGAGCCCCGTCATCCTCGAACCGATGATGGCTGTGGAAGTCGAAACGCCGGAAGACTACATGGGCAACGTGATGGGCGACCTGTCGGGCCGTCGCGGTATCGTCCAGGGCATGGAAGACATGGTTGGCGGCGGCAAGATCGTTCGCGCCGAGGTGCCGCTGTCGGAAATGTTCGGCTACTCGACGTCGCTGCGCTCCCTCACGCAAGGTCGTGCGACGTACACGATGGAGTTCAAGCATTACGCCGAAGCGCCGCGCAATGTCGCCGACGCGATCATCAGCGCGAAAGCGAAGTAA
- the recQ gene encoding DNA helicase RecQ, whose amino-acid sequence MSRALAILNEVFGYPVFRGQQRDIVEHVAGGGDCLVLMPTGGGKSLCYQIPSLVRREAGLGAGIVVSPLIALMQDQVAALTELGVRAAYLNSTLTGAEAAATERALRDGDLDLLYVAPERLMTPRFQELLERARIGLFAIDEAHCVSQWGHDFRPEYMQLSVLHERFPSVPRIALTATADAITRDEIVHRLALDEARVFVSSFDRPNIRYRIVEKDNARSQLFDFIRAEHTNDDGTTDAGVVYCLSRRKVEETADWLKTKGVHALPYHAGMDFETRQRHQERFQREEGVVICATIAFGMGIDKPDVRFVAHLDLPKSVEGYYQETGRAGRDGLPANAWMAYGLGDVVQQRKMIDESEADETHKRVQTSKLDALLGLCETAACRRVRLLSYFGEASEPCGNCDTCLEPPATWDATREAQMALSCVFRAHRASGFHFGAGHLVDILRGNRTEKVRERGHDTLSTFGIGASLAEPEWRGIFRQLVAYGYLTIDHDGFGAFMLTEASKPVLKGEATVTLRRYVKPARTRQASSRTGERADPTAGLGPRERARWERLRAWRTDTAKRDGVPAYVIFHDATLAEIARSAPDSIDDLRHIPGIGARKLERFGDELLEVVAAD is encoded by the coding sequence ATGTCGCGTGCTCTAGCCATTCTCAATGAAGTCTTCGGTTATCCCGTTTTCCGAGGGCAGCAGCGCGACATCGTCGAGCACGTCGCCGGCGGCGGCGACTGTCTCGTTCTGATGCCCACGGGCGGTGGCAAATCGCTCTGCTACCAAATTCCATCGCTCGTGCGGCGCGAGGCGGGGCTCGGAGCAGGAATCGTCGTTTCGCCGCTGATCGCGCTGATGCAGGATCAAGTAGCCGCGCTCACGGAGCTCGGCGTGCGCGCGGCGTATCTGAACTCCACGCTCACCGGCGCCGAAGCGGCGGCGACGGAACGCGCGTTGCGCGACGGCGACCTCGATCTGCTCTATGTCGCGCCCGAGCGGTTGATGACACCGCGCTTTCAGGAACTGCTCGAGCGCGCGCGCATCGGCCTGTTCGCGATCGACGAAGCGCATTGCGTCTCGCAATGGGGGCACGATTTCCGTCCCGAGTACATGCAGCTCTCCGTGCTGCACGAGCGTTTTCCGTCGGTGCCGCGCATTGCGCTGACGGCCACCGCCGACGCCATTACGCGCGACGAAATCGTTCATCGCCTCGCGCTCGACGAAGCGCGCGTGTTCGTCTCGAGCTTCGATCGGCCCAACATTCGCTATCGCATCGTCGAGAAAGACAACGCGCGCTCGCAACTGTTCGACTTCATTCGCGCCGAGCACACGAACGACGACGGCACGACCGATGCCGGCGTCGTCTATTGCCTCTCGCGCCGCAAGGTCGAGGAAACGGCCGATTGGCTGAAGACCAAAGGCGTTCACGCGCTGCCGTACCACGCCGGCATGGATTTCGAAACGCGGCAGCGTCATCAGGAACGCTTTCAGCGAGAAGAGGGCGTTGTCATTTGCGCGACGATCGCGTTCGGCATGGGCATCGACAAACCCGACGTGCGCTTCGTCGCGCACCTCGATTTGCCCAAGAGCGTCGAGGGCTATTACCAGGAGACGGGGCGGGCCGGCCGTGACGGTTTGCCCGCCAATGCATGGATGGCGTATGGCCTCGGCGACGTCGTCCAGCAACGCAAGATGATCGACGAATCGGAGGCCGACGAAACGCACAAGCGCGTGCAGACGAGCAAGCTCGATGCGCTGCTTGGCTTGTGCGAGACGGCTGCTTGCCGGCGGGTGCGTCTGCTCTCGTATTTCGGCGAGGCGAGCGAGCCCTGCGGCAATTGCGACACGTGTCTCGAGCCGCCCGCGACCTGGGATGCGACGCGTGAGGCGCAGATGGCGCTGTCATGCGTGTTTCGCGCGCACCGCGCGAGCGGGTTCCATTTCGGTGCCGGCCACTTGGTCGATATTCTGCGCGGCAACCGCACGGAAAAGGTACGTGAACGCGGGCACGATACGCTGAGCACCTTCGGCATCGGCGCGAGCCTTGCGGAACCGGAGTGGCGCGGCATATTCAGGCAGCTCGTCGCCTACGGCTATCTCACCATCGATCACGACGGCTTCGGCGCATTCATGCTGACCGAAGCGAGCAAGCCCGTGCTCAAGGGCGAAGCGACGGTTACGCTGCGCCGCTACGTGAAACCTGCGCGCACGCGCCAGGCATCCTCGCGTACCGGCGAACGCGCCGATCCGACAGCCGGCCTCGGGCCGCGCGAGCGTGCGCGCTGGGAGCGGCTGCGCGCGTGGCGCACCGATACGGCCAAGCGCGACGGCGTGCCGGCCTACGTGATCTTTCACGACGCCACACTGGCCGAGATCGCGCGTTCTGCGCCCGACTCGATCGACGATTTGCGCCACATTCCCGGCATCGGGGCGCGCAAGCTCGAACGTTTCGGCGACGAGCTACTCGAGGTCGTCGCCGCCGATTGA